The following proteins are co-located in the Pirellulales bacterium genome:
- a CDS encoding glutamate synthase subunit beta: protein MGDIRGFMQFDRRQYDEEPADARVKHYGEFLRILAPEEIRRQGARCMDCGVPFCHTGCPLGNIIPDWNDLVYRDRWREALARLHATNNFPEFTGRVCPAPCETACVLGINEDPVSIKQIEMSIADRGFDEGWITPESPEVRTGKRVAVVGAGPAGLAAAQQLNRAGHWVTVFERADRPGGLLMYGIPDFKLEKSKVWRRVRQLEAEGVEFRCNADIGGNIETAQLREEYDALLLTGGATQPRDLPIPGRNLPGVHYAMEFLPQQNKRNQGDMIPTGVSLLATGKDVIIIGGGDTGSDCTGTSNRHGARSVTQFELLPKPPDLGYFPRASERPVNTPWPYWTMMLRTSSSHKEGCDRHWSILTKEFQADDKGHVKNLVTAEIEWFQDAQGRQQFKEVPGTTKTWPCQLVLLAMGFLGPEKKGAIADLDLELDGRGNVKCDANYMASVEGVFAAGDIRRGQSLVVWAIHEGREAARAVDKYLMGVSYLPSVNAGDFAWK from the coding sequence ATGGGTGATATCCGCGGTTTTATGCAGTTTGATCGCCGGCAATATGACGAGGAGCCGGCTGACGCGCGCGTCAAGCATTACGGGGAGTTCCTCCGCATCTTGGCCCCCGAGGAAATCCGCCGTCAGGGTGCGCGCTGCATGGATTGCGGCGTGCCGTTCTGCCATACCGGCTGCCCGCTGGGAAATATCATTCCAGACTGGAACGACTTGGTGTATCGCGATCGCTGGCGCGAGGCCCTAGCGCGCTTGCACGCCACAAACAACTTTCCGGAGTTCACCGGCCGCGTTTGCCCGGCACCCTGCGAAACCGCCTGTGTGCTGGGTATCAACGAAGATCCTGTCTCGATCAAGCAGATCGAAATGTCGATCGCCGATCGCGGCTTCGACGAGGGCTGGATAACGCCCGAGTCCCCTGAAGTTCGCACCGGCAAGCGTGTGGCCGTGGTGGGTGCTGGTCCGGCTGGGCTGGCGGCCGCACAACAATTGAACCGCGCCGGCCATTGGGTCACCGTCTTCGAGCGCGCCGATCGTCCGGGAGGGCTCCTGATGTACGGCATCCCCGACTTCAAGCTCGAGAAATCCAAAGTCTGGCGACGCGTCCGCCAATTAGAGGCCGAAGGAGTCGAATTCCGCTGCAACGCCGACATTGGCGGCAATATCGAAACGGCCCAATTGCGCGAGGAGTACGACGCCCTGCTGCTTACCGGCGGCGCGACGCAACCCCGCGATCTGCCCATCCCCGGCCGCAACCTGCCGGGAGTGCATTACGCAATGGAGTTTTTGCCACAGCAAAACAAACGGAACCAGGGAGATATGATCCCAACCGGAGTCTCGCTGCTGGCTACTGGCAAGGACGTGATCATCATCGGCGGCGGCGATACCGGCAGCGACTGTACAGGCACGTCGAATCGGCACGGCGCTCGCAGCGTCACGCAATTCGAGCTATTGCCCAAGCCGCCGGATCTAGGCTATTTCCCCCGGGCGTCTGAGCGCCCTGTGAACACACCGTGGCCCTATTGGACGATGATGCTGCGCACCAGCAGCTCGCACAAGGAAGGCTGCGACCGTCACTGGAGCATCCTCACCAAGGAATTCCAGGCAGACGACAAAGGGCACGTAAAGAATCTCGTCACTGCCGAGATCGAGTGGTTTCAAGACGCCCAGGGGCGGCAACAGTTCAAAGAGGTCCCCGGCACCACCAAGACTTGGCCGTGCCAGTTGGTGTTGTTGGCCATGGGTTTTCTCGGACCGGAGAAGAAAGGCGCGATCGCCGATTTGGATCTCGAGCTCGACGGCCGTGGCAACGTCAAATGCGATGCCAACTACATGGCCAGTGTCGAGGGCGTGTTCGCCGCCGGCGACATCCGCCGCGGGCAGTCGCTCGTTGTGTGGGCGATCCACGAGGGGCGCGAAGCGGCCCGTGCGGTCGACAAATACCTGATGGGGGTCAGCTATTTGCCCAGCGTCAACGCCGGCGACTTCGCTTGGAAATGA
- a CDS encoding sigma-70 family RNA polymerase sigma factor, translating into MSLLSGDGQQDDWRVQRSIISAQDGSYAAIGQLFDLYRDYLLRVANEELETDLVPKVAASDLVQETFLQAARDFRKFIGTSEGELKAWLRQILIHNLLDAQRRYHHAQKRAVALEVPLAGACSSAIARPELASSSPSPSECVVTSEQRELVHAALRRLPPDHAQVIQLRTFAGLPFDLIGDAMGRSGDAVRKLWVRAIERLAIDLAPYEHDGR; encoded by the coding sequence ATGTCGTTGTTGTCTGGCGACGGTCAGCAAGACGATTGGCGCGTCCAGCGCTCGATTATTTCCGCACAAGACGGCTCTTATGCCGCCATTGGCCAACTTTTCGATCTCTATCGCGACTATTTGCTACGGGTGGCGAATGAAGAACTGGAAACAGACCTGGTCCCGAAAGTGGCCGCCTCGGACCTGGTGCAAGAGACATTCCTGCAAGCAGCCCGCGACTTTCGCAAATTTATCGGCACCAGCGAAGGCGAGTTGAAGGCATGGTTGCGGCAGATTCTGATCCACAATTTGCTAGACGCGCAGCGTCGCTATCACCATGCGCAAAAGCGTGCCGTCGCGCTCGAGGTGCCGTTGGCTGGCGCGTGTTCGAGCGCGATCGCGCGTCCCGAGCTGGCATCTTCGTCGCCTTCGCCGAGCGAGTGCGTTGTCACGTCCGAACAGCGCGAGTTGGTCCATGCGGCCCTACGCCGGCTCCCGCCCGATCACGCTCAGGTCATCCAATTGCGAACGTTTGCCGGCCTCCCATTCGACTTGATTGGCGATGCGATGGGACGGTCCGGCGACGCGGTTCGCAAATTGTGGGTCCGGGCAATCGAACGACTGGCCATTGACCTTGCGCCGTATGAACACGATGGACGATGA
- a CDS encoding response regulator transcription factor, with protein MASSTDAKHILVVEDEQHLAIGIKYNLEAEGYRVSLAADGPTALGLIAPGQAGIDLLVLDLMLPGMSGYTVCETLREQGNDMPVLILSARTLTEDRIRGMDVGADQYLEKPFDLDELLAMVRNLLARRLRQPVQRVHRKLSNECEFGRAKVNFDTFQVTVDGKNLRLTTMEMKLLRYFVENEGSVISRAQLLDDVWGLSGSPTTRTVDNFIMRLRKYFERDQEQPRHFLSVRGTGYRFVSCEEADE; from the coding sequence ATGGCCTCTTCGACAGACGCAAAGCACATTTTGGTCGTCGAGGACGAGCAGCATCTAGCGATCGGCATCAAGTACAACTTGGAAGCCGAAGGGTATCGCGTTTCGTTAGCGGCTGACGGACCGACAGCGCTGGGACTGATTGCCCCTGGGCAGGCAGGCATCGATTTGTTGGTCCTCGATCTGATGCTGCCAGGTATGAGCGGGTACACCGTTTGCGAAACGCTGCGCGAGCAGGGCAACGACATGCCCGTCTTGATTCTCAGCGCGCGAACATTGACGGAAGATCGCATCCGCGGAATGGACGTAGGTGCAGATCAGTATTTGGAAAAACCGTTCGATTTGGACGAGTTGTTGGCGATGGTTCGCAATCTGTTGGCTCGGCGATTACGTCAGCCTGTGCAGCGCGTACATCGCAAGCTGAGCAACGAGTGCGAGTTTGGCCGCGCGAAAGTCAATTTCGACACTTTCCAAGTGACCGTTGATGGTAAAAACCTGCGTCTGACCACGATGGAAATGAAGCTGCTTCGTTACTTCGTCGAGAACGAAGGATCAGTCATCAGCCGCGCGCAATTGCTCGACGACGTGTGGGGACTTTCCGGCAGCCCTACGACACGCACCGTCGATAACTTCATCATGCGCCTGCGGAAATACTTCGAGCGCGACCAGGAGCAGCCGCGGCACTTTCTTTCGGTACGCGGCACAGGTTACCGTTTTGTGTCGTGCGAAGAGGCAGACGAGTAA
- a CDS encoding macro domain-containing protein: MNLRVVDGDLLDQDVDVIVNAWNRNFIPWWLLLPQGVSRAIKRRGGTQPFRELRTKGIIPLGGAVTTSAGRLPFKAIIHVAGINILWRSSEFSIRHSVRNAMALAKYTGCQSIAFPLVGAGSGGGKPAQVLAWMTAEFDKIDYDGEVRVVRYSRA, from the coding sequence ATGAATTTGCGCGTTGTCGATGGTGATCTCTTGGATCAGGACGTCGACGTGATCGTCAACGCCTGGAATCGCAACTTCATCCCGTGGTGGCTCCTATTGCCTCAAGGAGTTTCACGCGCTATCAAACGTCGCGGCGGCACGCAGCCGTTTCGCGAACTGCGCACCAAGGGAATCATCCCACTGGGCGGCGCCGTGACGACATCGGCGGGCCGGCTTCCATTTAAGGCCATCATCCACGTCGCTGGCATTAACATCCTGTGGCGGTCGTCTGAGTTTTCCATCCGCCATTCGGTCCGCAATGCCATGGCGCTCGCCAAGTATACCGGCTGCCAATCGATTGCCTTTCCGCTCGTCGGCGCGGGCTCTGGCGGCGGCAAGCCCGCGCAGGTGCTGGCGTGGATGACGGCCGAATTCGACAAAATCGACTACGACGGAGAGGTGCGGGTCGTACGATACTCCCGCGCTTGA
- a CDS encoding glutamate synthase-related protein, translating to AIAEEALRRHEHAYPRANVPETLDLDVGGQYQWRRKGEAHLFNPEVVAKLQNATRLNSREDFQKYCQTIDDQQRQLLTLRGLLDFKQVDNPVPLEEVESAAQIVKRFATGAMSYGSISKEAHETLAVAMNRMGAKSNTGEGGEDSARYNPDANGDLRSSAIKQVASGRFGVTSEYLVSAQELQIKMAQGAKPGEGGQLPGHKVDKEIARIRHSTPGVGLISPPPHHDIYSIEDLAQLIHDLKNANREARISVKLVAEVGVGTVAAGVAKGKSDVVLISGHDGGTGASPFTSIKHAGVPWELGLAETHQVLVKNDLRGRIVLQTDGQLRTPRDVAMAALLGAEEWGIATAALVTVGCIMMRKCHLNTCPVGVATQDVELRKKFAGKPEYVVNFFFMLAEGLREIMASLGMRTVNELVGRVDLLETRKAISHWKARGLDFSGILFKPTTAPGVKTFCAETQDHGLDKSLDMTMLLDLCRPAIEDETPVAFDLPIQNTNRTVGTILSSEITRRHGSKGLPEDTIQLTFHGCAGQSIMAFGVPGVTVRVEGEVNDYCGKGLSGGKVIVYPPADSPFKAEENIIAGNVVLYGATSGEVYLRGIAGERFCVRNSGARAVVEGVGDHGCEYMTGGVAVILGETGRNFAAGMSGGIAYVLDEPGIFPGHVNTEMVELELLEAAEDQQIVFDMVRKHVEYTGSKRGQYVLDHWEELIPKFQKVMPLDYKRALAGMKKAAAGKAAGELEEVAHG from the coding sequence GCGCATCTGTTCAACCCCGAGGTCGTCGCCAAGCTCCAGAATGCCACGCGCTTGAACAGCCGCGAAGACTTTCAGAAATACTGCCAGACGATCGACGATCAGCAGCGACAGTTGCTAACCCTCCGCGGCCTGTTGGACTTCAAACAAGTCGACAATCCGGTCCCGCTCGAGGAGGTCGAATCGGCGGCCCAAATCGTCAAGCGGTTCGCCACGGGTGCGATGTCCTACGGGTCAATCTCGAAAGAAGCCCACGAGACGCTTGCTGTTGCCATGAACCGTATGGGGGCCAAGAGCAACACGGGAGAAGGGGGCGAGGACTCGGCCCGCTACAATCCCGATGCAAACGGTGATCTCCGTTCAAGCGCGATCAAGCAGGTGGCCAGCGGTCGCTTTGGCGTGACCAGCGAGTACCTGGTCAGCGCCCAGGAATTGCAGATCAAGATGGCCCAAGGGGCGAAGCCGGGCGAGGGAGGTCAGCTGCCAGGGCACAAGGTCGACAAGGAAATCGCCCGCATCCGGCACAGCACGCCGGGCGTCGGCTTGATTTCTCCGCCTCCGCATCACGACATTTATTCGATCGAAGACCTGGCCCAATTAATTCACGACCTGAAGAACGCCAATCGCGAGGCGCGGATCAGCGTTAAACTGGTCGCCGAGGTCGGCGTAGGAACCGTCGCGGCGGGCGTCGCCAAAGGTAAAAGCGACGTGGTACTGATCAGCGGGCACGATGGCGGCACCGGCGCGAGCCCCTTCACCTCAATCAAACATGCTGGTGTCCCTTGGGAATTGGGGCTGGCCGAGACGCACCAGGTGCTGGTGAAAAACGATCTTCGCGGTCGAATTGTCCTGCAAACCGACGGGCAGTTGCGTACGCCCCGCGATGTCGCCATGGCGGCCTTGCTGGGAGCCGAAGAGTGGGGCATTGCCACGGCGGCACTCGTCACGGTCGGTTGCATCATGATGCGGAAGTGCCATCTGAACACTTGCCCCGTCGGCGTGGCCACGCAAGACGTCGAGCTGCGCAAGAAATTCGCCGGCAAGCCTGAATACGTTGTGAACTTCTTCTTCATGCTGGCCGAGGGCCTGCGTGAGATCATGGCCTCGCTTGGCATGCGGACCGTTAACGAGTTGGTCGGACGCGTCGACTTGCTCGAAACCCGCAAAGCTATTAGCCACTGGAAGGCGCGCGGGCTTGATTTTTCAGGCATCCTTTTCAAACCCACTACGGCACCCGGTGTTAAGACATTCTGTGCCGAAACGCAGGATCACGGATTGGACAAATCGTTGGACATGACGATGCTCCTCGACCTCTGCCGGCCGGCCATCGAAGACGAGACCCCGGTCGCCTTCGACCTGCCGATCCAAAACACGAATCGCACGGTCGGCACGATTCTATCGAGCGAGATTACCCGACGCCACGGCAGCAAAGGTTTGCCCGAGGATACGATCCAGCTCACTTTCCACGGTTGTGCAGGCCAGAGCATCATGGCCTTCGGCGTGCCGGGCGTGACGGTTCGCGTCGAAGGCGAGGTCAACGACTATTGCGGCAAGGGGCTCTCGGGCGGCAAGGTGATCGTCTATCCGCCGGCCGATAGCCCGTTCAAGGCTGAAGAGAACATCATTGCCGGCAACGTCGTGCTCTACGGAGCAACCAGCGGCGAAGTCTATCTACGGGGCATCGCCGGCGAACGATTCTGTGTGCGAAACTCAGGCGCCCGAGCCGTCGTCGAAGGTGTGGGTGATCACGGTTGCGAATATATGACGGGAGGTGTGGCCGTGATCCTGGGCGAGACGGGGCGCAATTTCGCTGCCGGCATGAGCGGCGGCATCGCCTATGTGCTCGACGAGCCTGGTATTTTCCCCGGCCATGTTAACACAGAGATGGTCGAACTCGAATTACTCGAGGCGGCGGAAGACCAGCAAATCGTCTTCGATATGGTTCGCAAGCACGTCGAGTACACAGGAAGCAAGCGTGGACAGTACGTGCTCGATCATTGGGAAGAATTGATTCCGAAATTCCAGAAGGTCATGCCGCTCGATTACAAACGAGCGCTGGCAGGTATGAAGAAAGCCGCGGCGGGCAAGGCCGCAGGAGAGTTGGAAGAGGTTGCGCATGGGTGA
- a CDS encoding RNA polymerase sigma factor, translated as MHDHDTLLMRRAKSGDSAAFAELVRQYQPALRRVAESRLGSTEAAEDVVQETFLAAYKSRHTYNEQFGFRTWLWTILFNQCRRYAGRQSQRGHVLSLDAQKMPCGTEPTGLTDAGADPSALAGLLAQERRELLERLLAQLSGVQADALRLRFFGSLKFQEIAEAMQCSLCTAKNRVRWGLLKLSELVQRERQDLPEADANDSLVESAPLDTPLPTRGQRQ; from the coding sequence ATGCACGACCACGACACCCTTTTGATGCGCCGCGCAAAGTCGGGGGACTCGGCTGCTTTTGCTGAGTTGGTGCGTCAATACCAGCCGGCGCTGCGACGCGTGGCTGAGAGCCGTTTAGGTTCCACCGAGGCCGCGGAAGACGTGGTGCAAGAGACGTTTCTGGCTGCCTACAAATCTCGGCACACCTATAACGAGCAGTTCGGTTTTCGCACCTGGCTGTGGACCATACTCTTCAACCAATGTCGCCGTTACGCGGGGCGCCAGTCCCAAAGAGGGCATGTGTTGTCGCTCGATGCGCAGAAAATGCCATGCGGAACCGAGCCAACGGGGTTAACAGACGCGGGAGCCGATCCTTCAGCGTTGGCCGGGCTATTAGCCCAAGAGCGGCGCGAGTTGCTCGAGAGATTGCTCGCGCAGCTTAGCGGTGTTCAGGCGGATGCCTTGCGTTTGCGGTTTTTCGGCAGCCTGAAGTTTCAGGAAATCGCTGAGGCCATGCAATGCAGCCTTTGCACGGCCAAGAATCGCGTGCGCTGGGGGTTGCTGAAGCTCTCCGAGCTTGTTCAGCGCGAGCGCCAAGATCTGCCGGAAGCCGATGCCAACGACTCGTTAGTTGAGTCAGCACCACTCGACACTCCCTTGCCAACTCGGGGACAGCGGCAATGA
- a CDS encoding HAMP domain-containing sensor histidine kinase, which produces MLTRRSLGWPITLGVVMIVLLVALTVGWILVVVVAATRTSASGYWWAILAVGTTFLALVLVGVVLYLLLSIKEIRLNQRQSNFIDSVTHELKSPLASLKLYVQTLSRRNVTEEQRVDFHRFMLDDLERLDSLINHMLDTARLNLAPPTDETADVELSSVLERCATTACLHYRLADDTVKLELTPAVVLAPPMDVEVVFRNLIDNAIKYSGEKPEVIVQSWVAGGGNVVTRIIDNGPGIPINMRQKIFGRFFRMGSELERSKPGTGLGLFIVRTLVKRMRGKINVRSRGGQSGSVFEVELPGRELTPQQSAA; this is translated from the coding sequence ATGCTGACCCGCCGTTCCTTAGGCTGGCCGATCACGCTCGGCGTGGTGATGATCGTGCTGTTGGTCGCGCTGACGGTCGGCTGGATCCTGGTAGTCGTTGTGGCTGCCACCCGGACATCGGCCAGCGGTTACTGGTGGGCCATTCTGGCGGTCGGGACGACATTTCTGGCCTTGGTGCTGGTGGGGGTGGTGCTGTACCTGCTGCTGTCGATCAAGGAGATCCGCCTCAATCAACGACAATCGAATTTCATCGATAGCGTGACCCACGAGCTGAAATCGCCACTGGCGTCGCTCAAGCTCTACGTGCAGACGCTGTCGCGGCGTAATGTGACCGAAGAACAGCGTGTCGATTTCCACCGTTTCATGCTCGACGATCTGGAGCGGCTCGATTCGTTGATTAACCATATGCTCGATACGGCGCGCCTCAATTTGGCTCCGCCGACTGACGAGACGGCCGATGTCGAACTGTCGAGCGTGCTTGAACGCTGTGCCACTACGGCGTGTCTTCACTACCGATTGGCGGACGATACCGTCAAACTGGAGCTTACGCCTGCCGTGGTGCTGGCCCCGCCGATGGACGTGGAAGTCGTATTTCGCAATCTGATCGACAACGCGATCAAATACTCCGGCGAGAAACCAGAAGTAATCGTACAGTCGTGGGTAGCCGGCGGTGGTAATGTGGTAACGCGGATCATCGACAACGGGCCGGGTATCCCAATCAACATGCGACAAAAGATTTTCGGACGTTTCTTCCGCATGGGAAGCGAACTAGAACGGTCCAAACCCGGCACGGGACTGGGATTGTTTATCGTGCGCACGTTGGTCAAACGGATGCGCGGAAAAATCAATGTCCGCAGTCGCGGAGGTCAGTCCGGCAGCGTATTCGAGGTCGAACTACCAGGTCGGGAACTGACGCCACAACAATCAGCTGCGTAG